The window CATTGTTTCAACTCTTCTTTCAGTCGCTGAACGATGGCTTCCCAGGCGTTTGTTTGTGGGTGTATCATGTCGAAGTGGCCGGCATCATCGACTATCATGGTGTTTACGTTATCTACGCTGAATACGCCCGCCTGGCCCATGGGAACTATATTATCGGCAGAGCCTTGCAGCAGCCAGGTGTTGTGATGCAACGTCTGTTGCTTCGGGTCGGCTTGAGCCAAGTTGAAATCACTCTTGGCTGTCTCTAAAAGCGCCTTAGCGGCTTGGTTACAACTGCCATCCTCAGCTATGTAGGCCTGCATATCCGTTATTGCGGCCAGACCTAGAACGGCGTCAACTTGCTCAGCATATTGACGATCATTTGATGTTGCCAGCAGCGCCAAATGTCCGCCTGCGGAATGACCTATCACCGCCGTTGGCTTGCCGTTGGTCTGGCGAAGTATGTTCTCAATGGCGTTTAACACATCGTTGAGACTGGCAGGCCACTCTGCATTCTTTTCACCTAAGCGACGGTACTCGACGGACCAAAGGTTGAAACCTTCTTTCGTCAGGGCGGTGCTTAATGGATAACTGTGTCTAATGCCGTAGTCTTTAAGCCAACAGCCGCCGTGAATGAAAATGACATTAGAGGCTTTCATTGCGTTGTTTTTCGCTGGCCAGTACTGATAAAACTGCGACGGTTGTGAACCGTACGGATAGGTTTGAGTTGGGGGATCAGAAGGCAACTCAAGTACTTCATTAAACGTGACTTGCCTTAACGGATCTGCGCATACGCTGAAGGTTAAAGCCATAATTAAACAAGCGGTGAAAATGAGTCGTTTCATTCGGGTGTACCAGTACTGTCGTTGTGTAAGCTTTCAGGTGTTCAGGGAACCATACAAGCATAGAAAATTAAGGGCAACAAAATAGTTGATTGATTACTAAAGATATTTAGTTGAGGTAAAAACGTGAGCAAATTCTATACTGAGTAATGAGCGGTTCAGACGGTTCTGGAGGATATTATGCGCATTGGATTTGTTGGTCTCAGTGTTGCAGTACTTTTTCTCACTGGTTGTAGTAGTCAACCTGAAAGCATGAGTCAGTCACGCTATGAAGTTGATAGTGAGTATGTGAGTAAAGTTGAGCGTCAGGCTCGAATGAGTGGCATGAGTAATGTTGAAGTTTACTGGGTAAACCCGCCGAGAAAAGAAAAAGGCGCAAACACTGAAGGCAATTAAACCATCAGTGAACAACCAAGGCTGAACTCTAATTAAGCCAGCCTTGGCGGTTTTATTGTTCTAATTTACGCTCAACGTCGGCTTTTAACTCTTTTCGCATGCCCAGCATAAATACAACTTCGGTCACGACAAACAAGGGACCGACGGCTAAGCCCATAATGTCGTCAACAAAAGCCGGTTTGCGACCTTCGAAGTAATGGCCAATAAACTGGAATACCCAACCGACAACGAACAAGCCAATGGCCCAACTAAGCCAGAGTTCTGTTGGCATGGCGGCAAAATAGCGCCCGGCAGCTAGTGCAAGCCAAAGCAATACGGTCATCAGCAGACCGAATGGAATATCCAGTCGGATATAAAAAATGATCGACAGAAAAACAGCGATGCTGGCCGGCGTAATAATCAAAAACTCCATGGGCAGCACGGGGCGCGAAAGCAGTGTTAAAATACCCACAACAATCATGGGGATGCCAATTAAATGTGTTGCCACATTCTTACGATTGCGGTGATAGGCGGCGTATTGTGCCAAATGCTCGACGATGGTTTTCATAAGTGTTGTGCCATAGGGTGATTAAAAAAGATTCAAAGGGATTTTAAGATACGTCTGACCGTTACTTTCAGCGGGCGGCATGTTGCCTGCGCGCATGTTGACTTGTACCGAAGGCAAAATCAGTCGAGGCATATCTAGCGTCTTGTCGCGCTCAGTGCGCATTTTCACAAACTCGTCTTCAGTTGTGTTGCCGCCGACGTGCACGTTGTTGCGTTTTTCTTCACCCACAGTGGTTTCAAAAGCATAGTATTCACGGTTCGGGGCTTTATAGTCATGGCACAAAAATATCCGGGTGTCGTCCGCAAGTGAAAATATCTTTTGAATTGACTGATACAACGTTCTGGCATCGCCACCAGGGAAGTCGCAACGGGCCGTCCCGTAGTCCGGCATAAATAGCGTATCGCCGACAAAAGCGGCATCGCCAATGACATAGGTCAGGCAGGCCGGTGTATGGCCTGGAGTATGTAACACGTGGGCTTCAAGGTGACCAATAGAAAAGGTGTCACCGTCAGCAAATAGGCGGTCAAATTGACTGCCGTCTCGCGCAAACTCGGTCCCTGCATTAAAGGCCTTACCGAAGGTTTCCTGGACTGTTTTAATGTGCTCTCCAATGCCCAGCTTGGTGCCTGTTTTCTGTTGTAAATAAGGTGCTGCTGACAAATGGTCGGCATGAACGTGAGTTTCTAAAATCCACTCGACGGTAAGCTGCTTTTCTTTCACAAACGCAAGGATCGTCTCAGCAGATTCCGTTTTAGTGCGTCCTGCCGCGTAGTCAAAGTCCAACACAGAATCGATAATAGCGCAGTGCTTAGAGTCAGGGTCTTGCACGACGTAACTGTAGGTGTTTGTTGGCTCATCGAAGAAATGAGTGACGATAGGGACTTGTGACGACATATGAAAAACCTTTTCACCTAATACTTAATAAAGACCAATGTTAAAGTGGTTAGCGAATATAAAGCAATGAGTACAAAATAGACGCCATGTAGACACTCTAAAGCCAAATGACTAACGAATCCAACAGTCTTTGACTAGTAAAATAGACCAAGGTCGTAATGCGCGAAAGCAAAGTTTGCTGGAAACTGGTCGATAATTATACATAGGCAAGCCCAATTTATTGGGACTTATGGAATTCAGGGAATGTCGACAGTGAATGTAAAACCTCTATTGGTAATGGCTTCTGCAGCAGTGGGTATCAGTTTACTGGTTACTTTGTTTGTTCCGTGGCTATGGCTACAGTTAATCAGCCAAGTTGCGATAATTATTGGTTTGAGCAGTGGTTATCTTGTCTACTTTCAGCGTAATGACCCACCTCCCGAAAACAAAGAAGTCGTTCAAGGTAATAATCACCTCGCTGAAAATTCAGGCAATAATGCTATTGCTACGGCAGAACTGAGTTTTGCTATTAGCCGCTTTAAAAATGTACTGGCCGATATTGTGGATCGGCTGAAAGAAAGTGTTGATAACTCGTCTCGTGTTAGTGAGCGAGCACAGGGTATCGAGTCTTTCACTTCGGAAGTGGCTGTTGCGGCGGAGCAAACGAAACAGATCAGTCAAGGAGGTCGGGATAGAATCAACCAACTGACACAAGAGTTTGAGTTGGTGGTATCCGACAGCAGAGAAAGTGCTGAAGCGGTTAAAGGGTTACAGGAAAAAGCGAATGATATTAGAAAGGTTACCCAGGTCATCGACAGCATTGCCGAGCAGACCAATTTGTTGGCACTTAATGCATCAATAGAGTCAGCCCGCGCCGGGGAGCATGGAAGAGGGTTTGCGGTGGTCGCTGATGAAGTGCGGACTCTGGCGGGCAGAACCTCGGATGCAACGGTAGAAGTGAGTCATTTAGTCGAAGCGATTCACTCTGAAACAACGGCTGCCATGAAGAGTATTGAAGGGTTATCGCGACATATTGAAAAGCAGTCTGAGACAACGTCGGGAATTGTTGAGCAACTTGCGACTATTGTAGAGCAAGCCGAAACGGTTGAGCAGCAATTGCAAAAAATTACTCAACTAATGAGTGAGAATGCACAGGATCTTTCTCGTAATGGTGAGTTGTTGCACTCCGTTAACAGCGAACTGTCCGAGCAATACCAGCAGCTTGATGGTTTGAGTGGTCAGGCTGAGCAGCTGGAAGAGCAGTCTGAACAGCTGTTTGCTCACTTGGTTGAAAATGATGCGGATGCCGAGCATCGGGTTATTTATAAAGCTGCAGTAGATGCCGCCACGCAGATCCAGGAACGATTAGAGGAATTACTTGAACAAGGCGAAGTGACTCAGAGTCAGCTGTTTTCTCGTCATTACGAGTCGGTTCCGGGCACTAATCCAGTAAAATATAAAACAGACTATACAGAGCTCTTCGATAATATACTTCCTTCTATTCAGGAGCCGATACTGAATCGCCATGACAATATTGTTTACGCGATAACGACGGATCCCAAAGGCTATGTAGCGCGACATAATAATGCATTCAATAAACCATTAACGGGAGACCCTAAAAAGGATCTCGTGGGTAATCGTTCCCGCAGGATGTTTAATGATAAAACCGGCGCACGTTGCGGCGCGCACACGCAAGCGTTATTGTTACAGACATATAAGCGAGATACGGGCGAGGTTATGCATGACTTATCCGTGCCTATCTACGTTAATGGTAAGCATTGGGGTGGCTTCCGTATTGGCTATAAACCTTTGTAAGTAATAATAGGCAAGTGAGTTGTATGTCGCACGACACTATCGCAATTAATAAACAACGTCAGGACTTAAGTGGCCACAGTGAGGTTTGGCTTTTCGGCTATGGCTCGCTGATCTACAAAGTCGACTTTCCTTACTTAGAGCGTGCGCCGGCTTATATTGAAGGCTGGTCACGACGTTTTTGGCAAGGCTCTCATGATCATCGAGGTACGCCGGACGCACCAGGTCGTGTTTTGACGCTAATAGAAACGCCGGGAGAGAAGTGCACGGGAATGGCCTACAAAGTAACGCCGGACGTTTTTGAGCACTTAGATCACCGCGAGAAAAACGGCTACCTACGTTTCACGACACCCATGACCTTTCGAGACGGCAGTCAGCAGGAAGGGCTGGTTTATATTGCCACTGAAGACAATCAGGCATTCCTGGGTCCCGCCAGCAGTGAAGAGCTGGCTAAGCATATAGGTAGCGCCTCAGGACCCAGCGGACCAAACAGTGAGTACCTAGTCAAACTGCAGCTGGCGCTCGAACAGCTGGATGTCCATGACCCGCATGTTTACGACATTTATCAAGCGCTGAAAAAGCAGTTTCGTTAATTTTCTGGTTCGAAAACCGTGTCACTAACTTCGGCCAACTTATATAAACGGCCCTGCCAATAGTGGCACCCATAGCTTTTAAGCATTTCAAGCTGCGTCTCATTCTCGACACCCACGGCCTGCACTTTTAATCCAAGAGCCGATGTCATATCAATCATGGCTTTCACAATACGAGCGGAGCGTCCGTTCGTGTCCAGCTCCTGAATAAACTCGCGTTCAATTTTGATTTTTTCGACCGGCATATTTTTCAAATGCAGCATACTGCCAAGGCCTTTACCAAAACGATCAATGACCAGCGATACGCCCAGCTTGTGAAGCTTGTCGATGATATCCAGGGTTTGTTCAAGAGGTTCATGCAGCGTGCTTTCGCTCAGCTCAAACTCCAGTAACCTGACGAGCTCAGGTTTGTCTTGTGTCAGTCGGGTCAGTGTTTCATAAAGCAGCGGCGAAATTTGCTCGGTCGCTAAATTAATGGCGATTTTTTCCGGTTTAACACCGTCGTCGTGCCATTGTTCAATTTGTGTAATGACCTGTTCAATCACCCATATACCGAAGGTATCCAGCATGTTATTGGCGTCAAACAGGGGTAAGAAAGTGTGAGGAGAGAGGGTTCCCATCTCTGGGTGTTCCCAGCGGGTCAGTGCTTCGGCACCGACCACCTGACCGTCCATCGTTAAAATAGGCTGATACAGCAGTTGTATTTGGTCAGTCTGCAAAACTGAGCGAGCATCCTCCTCCAGTAATGCGGCGTCACTATTGGATTGGGTCAGCTCTTGAGTATAAAAGCAGCTATTGCTTGCTTGCTGATCTTTGGCTGAATTCATAGCAAACTGAGCGCGGGCGACAAGTTTGCTGGCGTCATGACCGTCCAACGGATAAACGGCGGTGCCAATGCTGGCAGAAAGGCTAACTTGTTTACCCTGAGGCAGGGCAAATGGGCTTTCATAGGACTGCTGAAGCTGCCGTATAATGGTTTCTATATCAATATATTCAACAACCTGATTTAGAACGATAGCGAACTCGTCACCGCCTAAGTTATAAACTTTTGTTCCAAAAGGCACGGTGTCTTTTAAGCGTTGCGTCAGTCGTTGCAGTATTTTGTCACCGACATGATGTCCAAAGGTGTCATTGACCCGATGAAAGTGGTCAAGGTTTAAAATAAGTACCGCGGCCAGCCGATCATCCGGCAACTCGTCTAACAGTCGGGAAAGATCTAACGCCAGCGAGTTGGTATTTGGCAGCCCGGTTAAGTCGTCAAAAAACGCCAGTCGCTGAAGCTGCTTTTGTTGCTGTTTTATGGTGGTGACGTCGGTCAGTGTCGCCACATAATAGGTTTTTCCAATGACATCGGGCGACAACTCACGAATGCTCAGAATAGCCGAATAACGTTTACGCTCGGCGTTGCGGCCAATGACCAACAGCGCCCGGTTACACGGAAAATATTGACTGATGTCATCCAAGTCAGTCACCGTCAATAATTCTTCTAGTTTCGTGTCTGCACAGTCTTTTTGTGTCAGACCGGAAATATCTGTAAATAATGAGTCGACTTTGAGAATGCGGCGATTCTCGTTAAGCAACGCAAACCCTGAACGTGTCGAGTACTCGCTGGCTTCTCTGCTGGCTTCCGGCGTTTCGATGAGATCATTCGAAATGTTGGTCCAGGATCCTTGAAAGCTCAGTGGCTTTTTAGCAATGCAACGAACTTCGTCACGCACCCACACATAGTGGCCGCTTTTGTGACGAAAGCGATACTCATAAACAAACTGAGGCTCATCAAAGCCGCGCAAGGCTGTTTTCAGCGCCAGCTCTTTATCTTTGGGGTGAATATTACTGAGCCACCAACCGGTTTCTTTAACCTCATCAGCTGTGTAGCCCATGACTCGCTCGCAGTTTGGGCTGACCCAATAAACACGGTAATCTGAGTCGACTACCCGAAGTTCATAATGAACGGTTGGGCTATTGTGGAAGTAGTTGTGAAGTATTTGTCGAGACTTACGCAGGCGCGACGCCCATGCCAGGGTAAAAAAGTACAGGTAAATGATGGAAAGTGCGACGAAGCCCCAGGGCTCCCAACGGGTTAAAAACTCTTTCGTGTTGTCTTCAATTGGCAGCCGAATAATCATTTCCGGCGCGATAATTTTCCACGCAATTGCTGCCAGAATGTACCAAACAATCAAGCGAAATTCCGGGCGTCGCCATAATGAGGAGCGCCACTTCTTAGCTGCTACAATCTCGTTACCGTCTTTCATTATCGTATCCGGGCCCAGGGTATATCCGATTTCTTCAATGATTTACTGAGAATGGATCCTTGTAATTCCTCGCATCCAATTTGCTTTAATAGTAATAGCTTAGCACGGTCATTCACTCCCGTTGCAATGGTCGTAAGACCGCGCGAGCGTGCCATTTTCACCATAGAAGCGAGCTCTCGTTTCTTGTCACTGTGGGAGGTCGCTTTTTGCACCAACTCTTCAGAGAGTTTGACCGCGTCAACAGGCAACACAAATAACGACTGAATGGTTGAACGACCTTCTCCAAAGTGAGCGGCAATAACGTTGCACCCCACACTTCGCAGCCGCTCTAAATAACGTTTCGATTTGTCATTCATTGACATTAATGCTCGTTCAGACACTTCTATATAGACGTTGCGAGCCGGGAATTTAGTTTCTTGCAGTTCGTGCGCCAGAACGTTCAGAACAATAGGGTCAACAACATCATTAATAGTAATGTCGATAGACACGCGTACGATGATTTTCTGCTTTTGCCAAGTACGCAGGTCTTTGAATGTGCGCTGAATAACCCACGAGGTAAACTGTTGCGTGAGTGACGCTTCTTCTATCATCGGCTTGAATTCGTCAAGGTTCATGTCGCCGCGTTTTGGGTGCACCCACTTGGCCGATATCTCCAGCACTGAGAAGTAGCCCGTATTGGTGTTTAAGCGTGGCTGATAATAAAGCTGTATGTCATTGTTTTTCATCGCCTCGCTAAACTGACGAGAGAAAGTCACTTCCTCAATTTGGTCAATAGCGTCATTTTGTTCTAAAAATGAGAATTGTTGATTCTTTTGGAAGGCATTGAAAGCGTGCGATTGGGCTTCGTCGAATACTTTTTCATGGTCGTCTTTTAATTTGTCTTTCGATACCCGCATGACCCCGGCGGCGCTGTCCATTTGATAAGAAACGCCATCGACGACAATCGGTTGTGACAAGAAACTTTCCACTTTTTGCTGTAGCTGCTTGGTATTGGCATCGGCATCGGCGCTGACACCAACCAGTTCATTTTTCGAGGTTTGGCCAACATGCAGTTGGTCGCCAAGCAGCTTCTTCAACTGCATGGCCATTTGTTTTACCAGCTCGTTGGCTTTTTCAGTACCAATTTGCTGTTGAATTTTTTCGAGATTTTGCAGACGAAAGTTAAAAATATCGACTAATTCATTGGCACTACCATCACTTTCCTGGCCAATGCTTTTCAACTGTTCGAGCAGTGCGTTAATGTTGGGGAGCTCGGTTCCCTGATATTGAAACTTCGCACTTTTCTCCGCCGCAACCAGATCTTGAACAACCGCTGCTACAATGCCAGATATTGTCGCTATGGCGGTATAAGCTAACAGTCTTAAAATCCAGCCACCAGCTATTTCGTCGGGACTTATCATCGAGTCACTAAATGACAGCGGGCTCAACAGAAAACCGCACATAAGTCCGGCTAATGCGCCAATACGTGGTCCCAGTAATAAGCCGGCAAATACTAACGGGAAGTAGAGTAAATGCTCGAATAGGCTGGGGATGCCGCCGGTCATTTCAATGAGTCTTATTAAGGCGGCAATAACAATAGCCAATACAAAGCCAATGAACACCTGCTTTTCGGCGTTCATTTTTGTGAAATTCACTAAGCTTTCCCGACACCAACTGGTAAAGCTGTATGGGTCACTCGGTTTTGGCATGTATTTATTATTTTATGTGTTAAATTAACTCGTTAATTCATACTGAGGTTGTGATTAATATTGTGACATGTCAAGTGTTTAACCGTAACTCATCGAAAGAAAAGGGACTTGTCCATGCGTGAGTCGATAGAAAGGCGCTCTTTTATACTGGCTTTGGCGCTTGTCAGCGTGGTTTTCGCGCTCGTATTAAAGCCGTTTTGGGGTGCCATTTTTTGGGCCTGCGCGGTCGCTGTTATCTTTTTCCCGTTACAAGAAAAGCTCAAAAGTGTGTTTGGTGACAAGCCGAACCGAGCGGCCTTAAGCACATTAATGGTCGCCTTGTTCATTGTTGTGTTGCCGGTGTTAGGCATTGCGTATTCCTTTGTTCAGGAAGGCTTAAGTTTTTACCAAAAGTTAGACTCCGGCAAGGTCAACCCGGGTGAGTTTTTCGAAGAAATAAGAACAGCGTTTCCGTTTATTAATGATCTGCTCGCTCAGTTTGATATTACGCCGGCTGATGTCAGAGAGCGGTTGTCCTCATTTGCGGTGACAGCCAGCCGAATGCTGGCTGAGCAAGCACTCAGCATTGGGCAAAACACCTTCGCTTTTATTATGAGCGTCGCCCTGATGCTGTATTTGACCTTCTTTTTACTGCGTGACGGTAAGCAAATTTTGCAAGTGTTAATGAAGG is drawn from Idiomarina piscisalsi and contains these coding sequences:
- a CDS encoding alpha/beta hydrolase → MKRLIFTACLIMALTFSVCADPLRQVTFNEVLELPSDPPTQTYPYGSQPSQFYQYWPAKNNAMKASNVIFIHGGCWLKDYGIRHSYPLSTALTKEGFNLWSVEYRRLGEKNAEWPASLNDVLNAIENILRQTNGKPTAVIGHSAGGHLALLATSNDRQYAEQVDAVLGLAAITDMQAYIAEDGSCNQAAKALLETAKSDFNLAQADPKQQTLHHNTWLLQGSADNIVPMGQAGVFSVDNVNTMIVDDAGHFDMIHPQTNAWEAIVQRLKEELKQ
- a CDS encoding Mpo1 family 2-hydroxy fatty acid dioxygenase, with product MKTIVEHLAQYAAYHRNRKNVATHLIGIPMIVVGILTLLSRPVLPMEFLIITPASIAVFLSIIFYIRLDIPFGLLMTVLLWLALAAGRYFAAMPTELWLSWAIGLFVVGWVFQFIGHYFEGRKPAFVDDIMGLAVGPLFVVTEVVFMLGMRKELKADVERKLEQ
- a CDS encoding MBL fold metallo-hydrolase produces the protein MSSQVPIVTHFFDEPTNTYSYVVQDPDSKHCAIIDSVLDFDYAAGRTKTESAETILAFVKEKQLTVEWILETHVHADHLSAAPYLQQKTGTKLGIGEHIKTVQETFGKAFNAGTEFARDGSQFDRLFADGDTFSIGHLEAHVLHTPGHTPACLTYVIGDAAFVGDTLFMPDYGTARCDFPGGDARTLYQSIQKIFSLADDTRIFLCHDYKAPNREYYAFETTVGEEKRNNVHVGGNTTEDEFVKMRTERDKTLDMPRLILPSVQVNMRAGNMPPAESNGQTYLKIPLNLF
- a CDS encoding methyl-accepting chemotaxis protein translates to MSTVNVKPLLVMASAAVGISLLVTLFVPWLWLQLISQVAIIIGLSSGYLVYFQRNDPPPENKEVVQGNNHLAENSGNNAIATAELSFAISRFKNVLADIVDRLKESVDNSSRVSERAQGIESFTSEVAVAAEQTKQISQGGRDRINQLTQEFELVVSDSRESAEAVKGLQEKANDIRKVTQVIDSIAEQTNLLALNASIESARAGEHGRGFAVVADEVRTLAGRTSDATVEVSHLVEAIHSETTAAMKSIEGLSRHIEKQSETTSGIVEQLATIVEQAETVEQQLQKITQLMSENAQDLSRNGELLHSVNSELSEQYQQLDGLSGQAEQLEEQSEQLFAHLVENDADAEHRVIYKAAVDAATQIQERLEELLEQGEVTQSQLFSRHYESVPGTNPVKYKTDYTELFDNILPSIQEPILNRHDNIVYAITTDPKGYVARHNNAFNKPLTGDPKKDLVGNRSRRMFNDKTGARCGAHTQALLLQTYKRDTGEVMHDLSVPIYVNGKHWGGFRIGYKPL
- a CDS encoding gamma-glutamylcyclotransferase; the protein is MSHDTIAINKQRQDLSGHSEVWLFGYGSLIYKVDFPYLERAPAYIEGWSRRFWQGSHDHRGTPDAPGRVLTLIETPGEKCTGMAYKVTPDVFEHLDHREKNGYLRFTTPMTFRDGSQQEGLVYIATEDNQAFLGPASSEELAKHIGSASGPSGPNSEYLVKLQLALEQLDVHDPHVYDIYQALKKQFR
- a CDS encoding EAL domain-containing protein produces the protein MKDGNEIVAAKKWRSSLWRRPEFRLIVWYILAAIAWKIIAPEMIIRLPIEDNTKEFLTRWEPWGFVALSIIYLYFFTLAWASRLRKSRQILHNYFHNSPTVHYELRVVDSDYRVYWVSPNCERVMGYTADEVKETGWWLSNIHPKDKELALKTALRGFDEPQFVYEYRFRHKSGHYVWVRDEVRCIAKKPLSFQGSWTNISNDLIETPEASREASEYSTRSGFALLNENRRILKVDSLFTDISGLTQKDCADTKLEELLTVTDLDDISQYFPCNRALLVIGRNAERKRYSAILSIRELSPDVIGKTYYVATLTDVTTIKQQQKQLQRLAFFDDLTGLPNTNSLALDLSRLLDELPDDRLAAVLILNLDHFHRVNDTFGHHVGDKILQRLTQRLKDTVPFGTKVYNLGGDEFAIVLNQVVEYIDIETIIRQLQQSYESPFALPQGKQVSLSASIGTAVYPLDGHDASKLVARAQFAMNSAKDQQASNSCFYTQELTQSNSDAALLEEDARSVLQTDQIQLLYQPILTMDGQVVGAEALTRWEHPEMGTLSPHTFLPLFDANNMLDTFGIWVIEQVITQIEQWHDDGVKPEKIAINLATEQISPLLYETLTRLTQDKPELVRLLEFELSESTLHEPLEQTLDIIDKLHKLGVSLVIDRFGKGLGSMLHLKNMPVEKIKIEREFIQELDTNGRSARIVKAMIDMTSALGLKVQAVGVENETQLEMLKSYGCHYWQGRLYKLAEVSDTVFEPEN
- a CDS encoding EAL domain-containing protein, with product MNFTKMNAEKQVFIGFVLAIVIAALIRLIEMTGGIPSLFEHLLYFPLVFAGLLLGPRIGALAGLMCGFLLSPLSFSDSMISPDEIAGGWILRLLAYTAIATISGIVAAVVQDLVAAEKSAKFQYQGTELPNINALLEQLKSIGQESDGSANELVDIFNFRLQNLEKIQQQIGTEKANELVKQMAMQLKKLLGDQLHVGQTSKNELVGVSADADANTKQLQQKVESFLSQPIVVDGVSYQMDSAAGVMRVSKDKLKDDHEKVFDEAQSHAFNAFQKNQQFSFLEQNDAIDQIEEVTFSRQFSEAMKNNDIQLYYQPRLNTNTGYFSVLEISAKWVHPKRGDMNLDEFKPMIEEASLTQQFTSWVIQRTFKDLRTWQKQKIIVRVSIDITINDVVDPIVLNVLAHELQETKFPARNVYIEVSERALMSMNDKSKRYLERLRSVGCNVIAAHFGEGRSTIQSLFVLPVDAVKLSEELVQKATSHSDKKRELASMVKMARSRGLTTIATGVNDRAKLLLLKQIGCEELQGSILSKSLKKSDIPWARIR
- a CDS encoding AI-2E family transporter is translated as MRESIERRSFILALALVSVVFALVLKPFWGAIFWACAVAVIFFPLQEKLKSVFGDKPNRAALSTLMVALFIVVLPVLGIAYSFVQEGLSFYQKLDSGKVNPGEFFEEIRTAFPFINDLLAQFDITPADVRERLSSFAVTASRMLAEQALSIGQNTFAFIMSVALMLYLTFFLLRDGKQILQVLMKALPLGDERERKLFQKFAEVTRATVKGNIVVAMVQGALGGLIFWLLGIPGPILWGVVMAFLSLIPAVGASLVWLPVSVYLFATGSWIAGAILVAYGAIVIGLADNVLRPLLVGRDTKLPDYLVLFSTLGGIALFGITGFVLGPLIAALFLVFWQLFMTEFNTSDVYEDDKPQR